A region of Gracilinanus agilis isolate LMUSP501 chromosome 3, AgileGrace, whole genome shotgun sequence DNA encodes the following proteins:
- the C3H1orf159 gene encoding uncharacterized protein C1orf159 homolog isoform X1 → MDMLYVNVSCPDTDQCASGCYWHWNVDGSRSCLQCRNETFPIAGAYVTECRSIGTKDINYTSYRTTVTPFLQTLGGPQVAISLFLGTFFISSCLILSIALFFYFKRSSKLPHFFYRRNKASVLQPGETAAMIPPPNSSVRKPRYVRRDRSLTRPSTPPMISSVQTRVSNV, encoded by the exons ATGGACATGCTTTATGTCAACGTTAGCTGCCCGGACACAGACCAGTGTGCTTCAG GCTGCTACTGGCACTGGAACGTGGATGGGAGCCGCAGCTGCCTTCAGTGCAGAAACGAGACCTTTCCCATCGCCGGGGCTTACGTGACGGAGTGCAGAAGCA TTGGCACCAAAGACATTAACTACACGTCCTACAGGACAACGGTGACGCCCTTTCTGCAGACCCTGG GGGGCCCCCAGGTGGCCATCTCCCTCTTCTTGGGCACGTTCTTCATTAGCTCCTGCCTCATCCTCTCCATCGCTTTGTTCTTCTACTTCAAACGGTCCAGTAAGCTCCCCCATTTCTTCTACAGAAGAAACAAAG CCTCTGTCTTACAGCCTGGAGAAACC gCTGCCATGATACCACCTCCGAATTCTTCAG TCCGGAAGCCACGCTACGTCAGGCGGGATCGCTCGCTGACGAGACCCTCCACACCCCCCATGATCTCCTCGGTCCAGACTCGGGTCAGCAATGTTTAA
- the C3H1orf159 gene encoding uncharacterized protein C1orf159 homolog isoform X2, protein MDMLYVNVSCPDTDQCASGCYWHWNVDGSRSCLQCRNETFPIAGAYVTECRSIGTKDINYTSYRTTVTPFLQTLGGPQVAISLFLGTFFISSCLILSIALFFYFKRSSKLPHFFYRRNKASVLQPGETAAMIPPPNSSEGCQVRVVGPVQRLTFR, encoded by the exons ATGGACATGCTTTATGTCAACGTTAGCTGCCCGGACACAGACCAGTGTGCTTCAG GCTGCTACTGGCACTGGAACGTGGATGGGAGCCGCAGCTGCCTTCAGTGCAGAAACGAGACCTTTCCCATCGCCGGGGCTTACGTGACGGAGTGCAGAAGCA TTGGCACCAAAGACATTAACTACACGTCCTACAGGACAACGGTGACGCCCTTTCTGCAGACCCTGG GGGGCCCCCAGGTGGCCATCTCCCTCTTCTTGGGCACGTTCTTCATTAGCTCCTGCCTCATCCTCTCCATCGCTTTGTTCTTCTACTTCAAACGGTCCAGTAAGCTCCCCCATTTCTTCTACAGAAGAAACAAAG CCTCTGTCTTACAGCCTGGAGAAACC gCTGCCATGATACCACCTCCGAATTCTTCAG AAGGATGCCAGGTCAGAGTGGTGGGACCAGTCCAGAGACTGACCTTCAGGTAG